DNA sequence from the Candidatus Sulfuricurvum sp. RIFRC-1 genome:
CTCGTAATCGGAAGCGATGTCCTGAATCATAAGCGCGCAGAGAACATCGCCCGCTTGTGCGCGATGATTGAGACTTATACTGAGTTCTCGGTTGTGGTTGTTGCTTCAAGTGTTAATACAATCGGAGTTTCTTTGATCTGTGATCTGGATGTTGATAACGGCGGTGAGAGTGTTGTCGGTTACAATGCTTCGGGTTCATACACGATGGGTTCTCTTGGAGATGTTAATCTTACACTGCCGTCTCTCAACAGCCAAGAGGGGACATTTGTCAGTATCAATCATCAAGTATTGCCAACCAATGTTGCGGTAGCGTTTGGGGGATATACCCTGAATGATTTAGCGAATGCTCTTGGATTACGTGCAGAAAATACCATTGATTATACGGCTAAACTCCCTGCTTCAAAGGGATTTGCCGAAAAATCATTCGATGATTTAGGAAACTTTTTCGGCGCGTTGGGTGAAGATTATCGCGGCTATATGCTTGAAACCTGTGATGTTGAAGCTGACGGTACTTTGGAAGAGATTGAGGATTTGCCGGAATTTAACGGCACGGTTGTCTATCGCTGTAATCCGGTAAACCAGTTTAACGCTTACACGGCCCGTACATCACAGCTCGAAAAAGAGGCAGCATTGCGCGGTTCAGCACAGTTTGCCGCTGCTGCAAAAATCGGTGATGGTGATAAAATTCGCATTGAATTTGCCGGTGAGACACAAGAGCGCATCTTTAAACTTGATTCGCTTCTCAAAGGGACCATTGCTTTGGTTCCGGCGTATGATACGGCATTTGGTGCATTGAATGAACAATATCGTTTTGAAAAGGTGAAAATTATGAAGATGGGGAGTGGATCATGAATGAAATCACGATAACCATAGACGGTAGAGCGGTCCAAACGCAAGAGGGTGAATACATCCTCAATGCGGCACGTGCTAATGGGATCTTTATTCCGGCTATTTGTTATCTTACACGATGTTCGCCGACATTGGCGTGCCGTATCTGTTTGGTTGAAGCCGACGGCAAACAAGTTTATGCGTGCAATGCAAAAGCTAAGAGCGGGATGGAGATTACCACTACCACTCCGAATATTTTGGCAGAGCGCAGAGCCATTATGGAAGTTTACGATGTGAATCATCCGTTAGAGTGCGGCGTGTGTGACCAATCGGGTGAGTGCGAGCTTCAAAATTATACATTGGAAGTGGGTGTCGATTCACAAACGTATTCGATCAAAGATACCCATAAGCCGGCACAGAATTGGGGATTGATTCACTATGACCCGGCATTGTGTATTATGTGTGAGCGTTGTATTACCGTTTGTAAAGACATGATCGGGGATGCGGCACTCTCCACGGTAGCTCGCGGAAGTGATGCGATTGAGGCTGAATTCAAAGAATCGATGCCGAAAGACGCGTATGCGATGTGGAACAAGCTCAACAAATCGTTGATCGCTCCAAACGGCGGTGACACCCTTGATTGTACCGATTGCGGTGAGTGTTCATCGGTATGTCCGGTCGGTGCACTTGTGAGCAGTGATTATCAGTATACCTCAAACGCATGGGAACATAAGCAGATTCCGGCGACGTGTGCACACTGTTCGGCGGGATGTCAGCTCAGCTATGATATTAAACACACCTCTATCGAAAACCCGGAGGCTAAAATTTACCGTGTCAAAAATGAGTGGAACTATGTCTCTCTCTGCGGTGCGGGACGCTACGGGTACGATTTTGAAAATCGTGATGTTGTGAAAAATAAACCAGCCTTTGATGCCGCAATCGAAGCATTCAAAAAAGCGGACACCATTGCCTTTACGTCGACGATCACGAACGAAGAGGCGATGATCCTTCAACGTTTGAGCGAGAAGTACGGCTATCGCTTGGTGAATAACGAAGCGTTAGCGCTCAAAAACTTTTTGACTAGCTACAGCGGTGTGAGCGGTAAATCGCTTTACGGCGGAGATTTAAAACAAGTTCATGAATCCGATTTTGTCGTTTCGATCGGAAGTGCGCTCAAAACCGATAATCCGAATGCCCGTTTCGCGATGAACAACGCATTGTCGATGAACAAAGGGGCGGGATTGTATTTCCACCCGATCAACGATCCTGTTATCGCCGATATGTCCAAAAACGTCACGCAGTTCAACCACGCACCGATGATGGAAGAGGCGGCACTGTATTTGATGCTCGATCTTTTCGGAGATAAAGACTCATTACCCGCAGCCATTACGAAGTATTTGGCAAGTTTCCATTCGACGAAAACTATTACAGTGGAAGAGACAGTCGATGAAAAAGTGACCGAAACCGTTGTGAAAAAAGTGCTTAACGAAGAGAGTGGAATCGAAGAAGAGGTGAGCGAAGAGGTCACCAAAACGATCAAGAAAAAAGTCTCGAAAGAGGTGGAAGTGGATGAGAATGCCCTCTTTGCTCTTTTGAATGCCCCGGCAGGATTTAGTGATACTTTGACCAAATATTTGGCAAAAAAAGAGACGTTCAGCCTGATGGTAGGACCTGACCTTTATACCCATCCACACAGTGATAATTGTGCTCGTCTTGTTGCGTTGATTGAAAAATACACAGCTTTCAGTGTAACGATGATCCCGAATCTCTCCAATACCCTCGGGGCAGCGCTGATTTGTGATCTTGACAGTACACGCGGTAGTTTTACTATCGGTTATAACACAGCGGGTGATTTTATCTTGAGTGCATTAGGTAACGGTGATTTGGATATGCCATCACTGAATCAGCAAGAGGGGACATTGACCGGCATCGACAAACGGGTCAATCCAACCAATGCGGCTCTCGGATACGGTGGATACGTTCTTAATGATATTGCCTCTTCTTTAGGCGTTAGTGCAAAATTGACGGTCGATTACACGGCTCAGCTTCCGGTTACTGCTGGTTTTAAAGGAATCGATTTCGATACCCTTCCGAATCACTATACCAATAGCGGTGAAGAGGTTCGAGGTTATTGCCTTGATGTTCAAAATAGTGCGACAAGCGGTGATGAAAGTGTTAAAGGATTTGATTCGAATGCAGCGATCACCGATAAAGTGGTCTATTTGGCGAATCCGGTACTTCAATTTTCACCGTTCACGGCAGTATCGCATCAACTTCAAGCAAGCGGAGGTTTATATGTATCCGCTTCGGCAATGGAAGCCAATGGCTGGAATGAAGGGGACTCGGTGAGCGTTAAAACCGCGCGCGGTGAATTAAGCGTTAGCATCATTAAAGACGGTAAAATCGAGGGAGATATCGCTTATCTTCCGACATTTGATGCCGCTATCAATTCTGAGGCACTGTTTGACGGTTACCGTTTTACGTGCGTATCAATTCAAAAGGTGTAAAGCATGGATGTAGCATTTATCATCGAAACGATTGTTAAAATCGTCGTAATCTTGTTGATCTTCTCAGCGCTCGCAGGTCTTGGGACCTATTTTGAGCGTAAAGTGCTGGCGTTCATGCAACGCCGACTTGGACCGATGCACGTCGGACCGTTCGGATTGCTTCAAGTTGCAGCGGATGGGATCAAACTCTTTACCAAAGAGGATATTATCCCTCAAAATGTCGTTAAGCCGATTTTTAAAATCGCTCCGGTTATTACGGCGGCAACGGCATTTATGGCTTCTGCGGCAATTCCGTTTTGGCCGCAGTTTACGGTATTTGGATACACAGTGCATCCGATCGTTGCCGATATCAATGTCGGTATTCTTTACGTTTTAGGGGTTATGGCCATCGGATTGTACGGACCGCTCCTTGGGGGGATGGCATCAGCGAACAAATGGTCATTGATCTCTGCAGCACGTAGTGCCGCGATCTTCATTTCGTATGAGGTTATTTCGGGATTATCGTTATTGGCACCGTTGATGATGGTGGGTTCATTGTCATTAATCGACATCAATAACTATCAAGCAGGAGGGATCACCCACTGGATCGTATGGTCGCAGCCGGTCGCGTTTATCCTTTTTTGGATTGCCGCATTTGCTGAGACAGGACGTACTCCGTTTCACCTTGTTGCAAACGACCATGAAATTATCGACGGTTTCGGTACGGAGTATTCGGGTATGCGTTGGGGTCTTTTCTTCATCGGTGAATATGCGAATATGTTCTTTATCTCGTTTGTAATTGCAATCATCTTCTTGGGCGGTTTTGGTGATGGGACTATCGCAGGGGCAATTCAGCTCTTGATGAAAGTAGCGTTTTTCTTTTTCTTTTTCCTTTGGACCCGTGCTGCATGGCCGGATGTTCGACCTGACCAATTGATGTGGTTGTGTTGGAAAGTATTAATGCCGATCGCGGTGCTCAACATTGTTGTCACCGGTATCGTGATGATGTTCTAAGGAGGTTGGGTTATGCATCATGAAGAACCATTTACGAATCGTAATGTGAGCGAGTCATCGGCTTATTATTATGTTGATATCGAAACCTATCCGACTTCAGGATGGGATAAATTTAAACAAGTAGTCAAACGTACGTTTAACGGAGAGCTTTTCGTAGGTCTTTGGGTAGTACTGCGCGAGATGATCAAATTTGACATCCATACGCTCCAATATCCACTTGAAAAGCTCCCTATCGGACCGCGTTACCGTGCGGTTCATAAACTGTTACGTTTGTGGGAATCTGGATATGAGCGTTGTATCGGATGCGGATTGTGTGAAAAAATCTGTATCTCCGATTGTATCCGTATGGACACCCGTATCGATGAGAACAGCCGTAAAGAGGTAACCGAATACAGCATCAACCTCGGTCGTTGTATTTTCTGCGGTTATTGCGCTGAAGTGTGTCCTGAGCTGGCTATCGTTCATGGCGGGCGTTATGAGAATGCCTCTGAACAACGCGCCCATTTCGTTATCAAAGACGATATGTTAACCCCGCTTGATTTGCTAAAAGCAGGTGAACAAGCAGAATACCCAGGCTTCGGAGCCATCATCCCAGGAAGCGACGCGTCGGTCAAAAAGACCCCGTTGGCGTATTAAGGAGTCAATGTATGTTTGAAGCAATCGCTTTTTATCTGTTTGCGGCCCTCACGATCGTGATGTTTACCATCACGGTTATGACGAGCCAAGCGCTTTATGCGATTACCGCAATGGCGGCGGGGATGATTTTCATCTCGGCATTTTTCTTTATTTTGGGTGCCGACTTTTTGGGTGCGATCCAAATTATTGTTTATACCGGAGCGGTTATGGCGTTGTATGCATTTGGTATGATGTTTTTTGACACTACTCGTAATGTGGTTGAAAAACGGACTAATCCGCAAATCGTATTTGTTTTGGGTACGTTAGCGGCAGTCATGGTGGTAGCGATTTTCGTAGCACCGATCGTTTCCAATAATATTCAAGCCCTTTACCCGATCCAAGAAGGTGTCGGTAATTCTCAAGCCGTCGGTATGATTCTCTTTACGAAATATCTTGTTCCGTTTGAACTTGCAGCGGTTATGTTGTTGGTTTCAATGATCGGCGGGATTGTTTTGGCCGGTAAAAAAATGGATAAATCATTAACGTTGATGAAAGAAGAAGATATCGGTTCAATTGACGATGGTTTTGAAGAAATACAAGCAGGGGGACACCACTAATGGAAGTTACACTCACCCATTATCTTGTTTTATCCACTATTTTGTTTGCAATCGGTTTGATCGGGGTCATGCGCCGTAAAAATCTTTTGATGCTCTTTTTTGCAACCGAGATTTTACTTAATGCAACCAACATCGCATTTGCGGCGATTTCTCACTATATCGGTGATTTGAGCGGGCAAATGTTTGCATTTTTCATTATCGCGATTGCGGCATCGGAAGTAGCGATCGGGCTTGGTCTGCTCATCGTATGGTACAAACGTACCGGTAAGATCGACCTAGATCAAATGAATTCAATGCGAGGATAGGCTATGGAACTTTATTTATATATTGCACTCTTTGCTCCACTGGTAGGGTCGCTTTATGCGGCTCTTTTCAGTGCATCACCTAAATCGCAGCATGTCGGTATCGTGGCATCGGGATTACTCTTTACCTCTTTTGTGAGTAGTGCGATTTTGCTCTCTTACGTTTTGAGCGGACATATTGTTCATACCGAAATGATGACATGGATGGCGACAGGTGATCTTTATATCCCGTTTGGATTTGTGGTCGATCAAGTAAGTGTTGTTATGATGATGGTTGTTACCATCGTTTCAACCGTTGTTCATATCTACTCTATTGGATATATGGATCACGATAAAGGGTTTAACCGCTTCTTCTCATGGCTTTCAGCATTCGTTTTCTCGATGATGGTACTGGTTATGAGTGATAACTTTGCAGGTCTCTTTATCGGATGGGAAGGTGTTGGTCTTTGCTCATGGGGACTCATCGGCTTTTGGTACCACAAAGAGTCGGCTACGTGGGCAGCGAATGAAGCGTTTATTATGAACCGTATCGCTGACCTTGGGATGTTAATCGGTATTTTCTTGTTGTACTGGAATACCGGCTCACTCCAATACGATGTCGTATTTGCTGAAATTGGAAACCTTCCATTAGTGGTTACAACATGGATCGGTATTTTCCTCTTTATCGGGGCGATGGGTAAATCGGCGCAGTTTCCACTCCATACATGGCTTGCCGATGCGATGGAAGGTCCTACTCCGGTTTCTGCATTGATTCATGCGGCAACCATGGTTACCGCAGGGGTTTATCTCGTTGTTCGTGCCAATCCGATTTATGATTTGATCCCGAATGTCGGGATCTTCATTGCAAGCCTCGGGGCTTTTGTTGCCCTTTTTGCGGCATCGATGGCACTGGTTAACCGCGATATGAAACGTATCATCGCGTATTCAACCCTATCACAGCTCGGATACATGTTCGTAGCCGCAGGTTTGGGCGCATACTGGGTTGCATTGTTCCACCTTATGGCACATGCCTTTTTCAAAGCGTTGTTGTTCCTCGGTGCGGGTAATGTTATGCACGCCATGCACGATGAACTCGATCCGTTTAAGATGGGTGGATTGCGCAAAGTGATGAAAGGGACATTTATTATGATGACCCTCGCTTCCGTCGCATTGGCCGGTATCTATCCGTTTGCCGGATTCTTCTCGAAAGATTTGATTTTGGAAGTTGGATTTGTTGAACACCATTATGTTATCTATACGGTATTGTTATTGACTGCAGGACTAACAGCGTTTTACTCATTCCGTCTTGTAGCGTTGATCTTCCATGGGGAAGAGCGTTATAAGCTTTTCGGTATCCACCCGCATGAAGCGTACAAATTTATGTTGGTGGGAATGTCACCATTGCTTATTTTGGCAATCATTGCAGGTTCATTTAAAATGACCTATTATCAATTGGTGATTAACATTCTCCCCGATACCCAATATCATGTACACAGTGAAATGACCTATTGGATTATGACGATCGGAACACAACTGTTTGTAATCGCGGCAATTGCATTCGCTTACAAAAAATACAGCAATTGGAACAGCGTACCGGACGGTACCTCTAAAATGGAAAATAGTTTTGGCTACAAATTACTCTGGAATCAGTATTACATTCCGAAGTTTTATGAAGAGGTGTTTTCTAAACCGTATGCAGAACTCTCTAAAATCGCGTGGAAACAAATCGATCTTAAAATCGTTGATGCAACGGTTGATGGGATCGCAAATATCATCTACAAAACGGGTGAAAATACACGCGATATTCAAAATGGAAATCTCTCCACGATGCTTCGTTGGATGGTCGTCGGTTTAGTTGTTTTAATAACACTGGCCTTCGCCTTTACCGTCGGATACAACGCGGTTGGCGCTTAAGGAGTAATGATGATAGATCATATTTTAACACTTTTAATTTTCTTCCCTGCATTGGCTGCAATGCTCGGGTTTGTCGTCACAAAGGATAGCATGCGTGCGTACGGTATTGCCGTTGCATTCATCGAATTTGTCCTCTCTTTGTGGTTGTGGTATGCGTACGATCCGATGATCTCGGGGATGCAGTTTATGGAGTCAATGCCGTTGATTCCGCAGTTTGGTATTAATTACCTCTTAGGTGTCGATGGAATTTCACTGTTCATCATTATCCTTTCAACATTTTTCACGTTGATCGGTATTGCATCATTAACCGAAACACGCCGTTTAAAAGATTTGATTATCACCTTGCTGTTTCTTGAAATGACAATGGTGGGTGTATTTGCCGCTCTTGATGCGATCGTGTTTTATGTATTTTGGGAACTTTCTCTTGTTCCGATGCTCTATATCATCGGAGCATGGGGCGGACCGTTGCGTATTTACGCGTCGATCAAATTTTTTCTTTATACTTTTACCGGTTCATTGGTGATGCTCGTCGGTATGCTCTTTATGGCGTACTTCTATTACCAAGCAACAGGACAATGGAGTTTCTCAATCCTTGAGTGGTACCGTTTGATTTTGCCGGAGAACTTCCAGTTGTGGTTGTTTGCCGCATTCTTTTTGGGCTTTGCGATCAAAGTTCCGATGTTTCCGTTCCACACCTGGCTTCCGTATGCCCACGGTCAAGCACCAACCATCGGTTCGGTTATTTTGGCAGCAATCTTGCTCAAAATGGGTACGTACG
Encoded proteins:
- a CDS encoding NADH-quinone oxidoreductase subunit J gives rise to the protein MFEAIAFYLFAALTIVMFTITVMTSQALYAITAMAAGMIFISAFFFILGADFLGAIQIIVYTGAVMALYAFGMMFFDTTRNVVEKRTNPQIVFVLGTLAAVMVVAIFVAPIVSNNIQALYPIQEGVGNSQAVGMILFTKYLVPFELAAVMLLVSMIGGIVLAGKKMDKSLTLMKEEDIGSIDDGFEEIQAGGHH
- the nuoH gene encoding NADH-quinone oxidoreductase subunit NuoH gives rise to the protein MDVAFIIETIVKIVVILLIFSALAGLGTYFERKVLAFMQRRLGPMHVGPFGLLQVAADGIKLFTKEDIIPQNVVKPIFKIAPVITAATAFMASAAIPFWPQFTVFGYTVHPIVADINVGILYVLGVMAIGLYGPLLGGMASANKWSLISAARSAAIFISYEVISGLSLLAPLMMVGSLSLIDINNYQAGGITHWIVWSQPVAFILFWIAAFAETGRTPFHLVANDHEIIDGFGTEYSGMRWGLFFIGEYANMFFISFVIAIIFLGGFGDGTIAGAIQLLMKVAFFFFFFLWTRAAWPDVRPDQLMWLCWKVLMPIAVLNIVVTGIVMMF
- the nuoK gene encoding NADH-quinone oxidoreductase subunit NuoK produces the protein MEVTLTHYLVLSTILFAIGLIGVMRRKNLLMLFFATEILLNATNIAFAAISHYIGDLSGQMFAFFIIAIAASEVAIGLGLLIVWYKRTGKIDLDQMNSMRG
- the nuoL gene encoding NADH-quinone oxidoreductase subunit L yields the protein MELYLYIALFAPLVGSLYAALFSASPKSQHVGIVASGLLFTSFVSSAILLSYVLSGHIVHTEMMTWMATGDLYIPFGFVVDQVSVVMMMVVTIVSTVVHIYSIGYMDHDKGFNRFFSWLSAFVFSMMVLVMSDNFAGLFIGWEGVGLCSWGLIGFWYHKESATWAANEAFIMNRIADLGMLIGIFLLYWNTGSLQYDVVFAEIGNLPLVVTTWIGIFLFIGAMGKSAQFPLHTWLADAMEGPTPVSALIHAATMVTAGVYLVVRANPIYDLIPNVGIFIASLGAFVALFAASMALVNRDMKRIIAYSTLSQLGYMFVAAGLGAYWVALFHLMAHAFFKALLFLGAGNVMHAMHDELDPFKMGGLRKVMKGTFIMMTLASVALAGIYPFAGFFSKDLILEVGFVEHHYVIYTVLLLTAGLTAFYSFRLVALIFHGEERYKLFGIHPHEAYKFMLVGMSPLLILAIIAGSFKMTYYQLVINILPDTQYHVHSEMTYWIMTIGTQLFVIAAIAFAYKKYSNWNSVPDGTSKMENSFGYKLLWNQYYIPKFYEEVFSKPYAELSKIAWKQIDLKIVDATVDGIANIIYKTGENTRDIQNGNLSTMLRWMVVGLVVLITLAFAFTVGYNAVGA
- a CDS encoding NADH-quinone oxidoreductase subunit G — protein: MNEITITIDGRAVQTQEGEYILNAARANGIFIPAICYLTRCSPTLACRICLVEADGKQVYACNAKAKSGMEITTTTPNILAERRAIMEVYDVNHPLECGVCDQSGECELQNYTLEVGVDSQTYSIKDTHKPAQNWGLIHYDPALCIMCERCITVCKDMIGDAALSTVARGSDAIEAEFKESMPKDAYAMWNKLNKSLIAPNGGDTLDCTDCGECSSVCPVGALVSSDYQYTSNAWEHKQIPATCAHCSAGCQLSYDIKHTSIENPEAKIYRVKNEWNYVSLCGAGRYGYDFENRDVVKNKPAFDAAIEAFKKADTIAFTSTITNEEAMILQRLSEKYGYRLVNNEALALKNFLTSYSGVSGKSLYGGDLKQVHESDFVVSIGSALKTDNPNARFAMNNALSMNKGAGLYFHPINDPVIADMSKNVTQFNHAPMMEEAALYLMLDLFGDKDSLPAAITKYLASFHSTKTITVEETVDEKVTETVVKKVLNEESGIEEEVSEEVTKTIKKKVSKEVEVDENALFALLNAPAGFSDTLTKYLAKKETFSLMVGPDLYTHPHSDNCARLVALIEKYTAFSVTMIPNLSNTLGAALICDLDSTRGSFTIGYNTAGDFILSALGNGDLDMPSLNQQEGTLTGIDKRVNPTNAALGYGGYVLNDIASSLGVSAKLTVDYTAQLPVTAGFKGIDFDTLPNHYTNSGEEVRGYCLDVQNSATSGDESVKGFDSNAAITDKVVYLANPVLQFSPFTAVSHQLQASGGLYVSASAMEANGWNEGDSVSVKTARGELSVSIIKDGKIEGDIAYLPTFDAAINSEALFDGYRFTCVSIQKV
- the nuoI gene encoding NADH-quinone oxidoreductase subunit NuoI; the protein is MHHEEPFTNRNVSESSAYYYVDIETYPTSGWDKFKQVVKRTFNGELFVGLWVVLREMIKFDIHTLQYPLEKLPIGPRYRAVHKLLRLWESGYERCIGCGLCEKICISDCIRMDTRIDENSRKEVTEYSINLGRCIFCGYCAEVCPELAIVHGGRYENASEQRAHFVIKDDMLTPLDLLKAGEQAEYPGFGAIIPGSDASVKKTPLAY